From a single Micromonospora pallida genomic region:
- a CDS encoding RNA polymerase sigma factor → MREDHTAERHEQRFVALWTEHGPRVMAYALRHVDSDSAQDVVSETFLVAWRKLASVPDEPLPWLLVVARNTISNLRRSGRRQARVAVELERLRQVAEPAAAADVLATERATVLTQLAALTPKEREALLLITWDGLTPEQAARVAGCSLPAFHVRLFRARRRLCVDGEPDAPPHADAAQRPLPLAGGTS, encoded by the coding sequence GTGAGAGAAGACCACACGGCTGAGCGGCATGAACAGCGATTCGTGGCGCTGTGGACCGAGCACGGACCACGGGTGATGGCGTACGCGTTGCGACATGTTGACTCCGATTCGGCGCAGGATGTGGTGTCGGAGACGTTCCTGGTGGCATGGCGGAAGCTCGCCAGCGTCCCGGACGAACCCTTGCCGTGGTTGCTCGTGGTCGCCCGCAACACCATCTCCAACCTGCGTCGGTCAGGACGTCGGCAGGCGCGGGTGGCCGTCGAACTAGAACGGTTGCGGCAGGTCGCGGAGCCGGCGGCCGCCGCCGACGTTCTCGCCACGGAGCGCGCAACCGTACTGACCCAGTTGGCGGCGCTGACCCCCAAGGAGCGGGAGGCGCTACTGCTGATCACCTGGGACGGCTTGACCCCGGAGCAGGCGGCGCGAGTGGCGGGCTGCTCACTCCCGGCGTTCCACGTGCGTCTGTTCAGGGCGCGGCGGCGACTGTGCGTTGATGGCGAGCCGGATGCGCCGCCCCACGCCGACGCCGCCCAACGTCCACTGCCACTCGCAGGAGGCACCAGTTGA
- a CDS encoding hydrogenase maturation protease: MRSDGGGRVLIAGIGNIFLGDDAFGVEVVRRLRDAVLPPGVEVSDYGIRGMHLAYDLLDGRHDVLVMVDALPLNEPPGTLAVLQVDLADPGWRLRPVDVLDSPAADAHGMDPESVLRLLCSLGGSVERVLVVGCQPAVLAEHMGLSTPVAAVVDEAVRTVVGIAQEEAARLTAATEPPGSCQQAAAGREVTTDA; encoded by the coding sequence ATGAGAAGCGACGGCGGCGGTCGGGTCCTGATCGCCGGCATCGGCAACATCTTCCTCGGCGACGACGCCTTCGGCGTCGAGGTCGTGCGGCGCCTTCGGGACGCTGTCCTACCTCCCGGGGTGGAGGTGTCCGATTACGGCATCCGGGGGATGCATCTGGCCTACGATTTGTTGGACGGGCGGCACGACGTACTGGTCATGGTGGACGCGTTGCCGCTGAACGAGCCGCCCGGGACGCTGGCCGTCCTCCAGGTAGATCTCGCCGACCCCGGTTGGCGGCTGCGACCGGTCGACGTGCTGGATTCGCCGGCCGCCGACGCGCACGGCATGGATCCCGAGTCGGTGCTGCGCCTGCTGTGCAGCCTGGGCGGCAGTGTCGAGCGTGTCCTGGTGGTGGGCTGCCAGCCCGCCGTTCTCGCCGAGCACATGGGGTTGTCGACGCCGGTCGCCGCGGTCGTCGACGAGGCGGTCCGGACGGTGGTCGGGATCGCACAGGAGGAAGCCGCGCGGCTCACCGCGGCGACGGAGCCGCCTGGGAGTTGCCAGCAGGCGGCAGCAGGGAGGGAGGTGACCACCGATGCATGA
- a CDS encoding hydrogenase maturation nickel metallochaperone HypA yields MHETGLSEAIVEAAVRRAAGRRVTGLRVRIGGHVVDPEVVTQGIQVASAGTVVADAAVDLVLEPMTVRCHDCGRGSPVHDHLAMVACPGCGSVDIEITGSDDVVLESITVDAVGAGAL; encoded by the coding sequence ATGCATGAGACGGGTCTGTCCGAGGCGATCGTGGAGGCGGCGGTACGCAGAGCCGCCGGGCGCCGGGTCACCGGGCTGCGGGTGCGGATCGGTGGCCATGTCGTCGACCCCGAGGTCGTCACGCAGGGCATCCAGGTGGCCTCGGCTGGCACGGTGGTGGCCGACGCCGCCGTCGACCTGGTGCTCGAACCGATGACGGTGCGGTGCCACGACTGCGGTCGCGGCTCGCCGGTGCACGACCACCTCGCGATGGTCGCCTGCCCGGGATGCGGCAGCGTCGACATCGAGATCACCGGGAGCGACGACGTCGTCCTGGAGTCGATCACCGTGGACGCCGTCGGGGCCGGGGCGCTCTGA
- a CDS encoding hemerythrin domain-containing protein: MDATELLRHDHRVVEQLFRDYRAAASDAQRRGVVEILIRELSKHAALEEVLFYPFAARVLDGGRVDEHLAGHAPIKELLLQLDRCQMGDPAQDELMARLASAVARHVQDDENELMPQLCARTDEQALRELGREIDQGKQAAPTRPHPHAPDKPPALALAAPVAAIYDRLRDRMQGRPRT, translated from the coding sequence ATGGACGCCACAGAGCTGCTGCGGCACGACCACCGCGTGGTGGAACAGCTCTTCCGGGACTACCGGGCGGCGGCCTCTGACGCACAGCGACGCGGCGTCGTCGAGATCCTCATTCGCGAGCTGTCGAAGCACGCCGCGCTCGAGGAGGTGCTCTTCTACCCGTTCGCCGCGCGGGTGTTGGACGGCGGACGGGTCGACGAACACCTTGCCGGGCACGCGCCCATCAAGGAATTGCTGCTTCAACTGGATCGCTGCCAGATGGGTGATCCGGCGCAGGACGAGCTGATGGCGCGGCTGGCGTCGGCCGTCGCCCGGCATGTGCAGGACGACGAGAACGAGCTCATGCCGCAGCTGTGCGCCCGGACCGACGAGCAGGCCCTCCGCGAGCTGGGCCGGGAGATCGACCAGGGCAAACAGGCCGCCCCGACGCGGCCGCACCCGCACGCGCCGGACAAGCCGCCGGCGCTGGCCCTCGCGGCGCCGGTGGCGGCCATCTACGACCGGCTGCGGGATCGGATGCAAGGGAGGCCACGCACATGA
- a CDS encoding hydrogenase expression protein HypE, with protein MTQSSRDTAVIPQENGFDEITILWISEGMSCDGDTVSMTASGQPAIEDIVLGLVPGLPKVNLHNKVLSPAAGGEEFLAPYRKAARGEMTEPFILVIEGSIPNENINGDGYWTSFGNDETTGEPLTLNWWIDQLAPKAWAVVAAGTCATYGGIHAMAGNPTGCMGLADYLGWDFRSQGGLPIVNVPGCPIQPENFMETLTWVLYHAAGSAPPPPLDHMLRPQWLFGKTVHEGCDRAAYYEQADFAKDYNSPKCQVKIGCWGPVINCNVPKRGWMGGVGGCPNVGGICIGCTMPGFPDKFMPFMDMPPGGSLSTLLIKPYGALIRRLRGITNATVNREPKWHHNGPELTSGYNPRWRPYGPADPRRQAAEERNRP; from the coding sequence ATGACGCAGAGCAGCCGCGACACCGCGGTGATCCCGCAGGAAAACGGGTTCGACGAGATCACCATCCTCTGGATCTCCGAGGGCATGAGTTGTGACGGAGACACCGTGTCGATGACGGCCTCCGGTCAGCCGGCGATCGAGGACATCGTGCTCGGGCTCGTTCCCGGTCTGCCGAAGGTCAACCTGCACAACAAGGTGTTGTCGCCGGCGGCCGGCGGCGAGGAGTTCCTGGCGCCGTACCGGAAGGCGGCCCGTGGGGAGATGACCGAGCCGTTCATCCTCGTGATCGAGGGCTCGATCCCGAACGAGAACATCAACGGCGACGGGTACTGGACGTCGTTCGGCAACGACGAGACCACCGGTGAGCCGCTGACCCTGAACTGGTGGATCGACCAGCTGGCGCCGAAGGCGTGGGCGGTCGTCGCGGCCGGCACATGCGCGACGTACGGCGGCATCCACGCCATGGCGGGCAACCCGACCGGCTGCATGGGCCTGGCCGACTATCTCGGGTGGGACTTCCGGTCGCAGGGCGGCCTGCCGATCGTCAACGTCCCGGGCTGCCCGATCCAGCCGGAGAACTTCATGGAGACCCTGACCTGGGTGCTCTACCACGCCGCCGGCTCGGCGCCGCCCCCGCCGCTGGACCACATGCTGCGGCCGCAGTGGCTGTTCGGCAAGACCGTGCACGAGGGCTGCGACCGGGCCGCGTACTACGAGCAGGCCGACTTCGCCAAGGACTACAACTCGCCCAAGTGCCAGGTGAAGATCGGCTGCTGGGGGCCGGTCATCAACTGCAACGTCCCGAAGCGGGGCTGGATGGGCGGTGTGGGTGGCTGTCCCAACGTCGGCGGCATCTGCATCGGCTGCACCATGCCGGGCTTCCCCGACAAGTTCATGCCGTTCATGGACATGCCTCCCGGTGGCAGCCTGTCCACGCTGCTCATCAAGCCGTACGGCGCGTTGATCCGCCGCTTGCGCGGCATCACCAACGCCACCGTCAACCGGGAACCGAAGTGGCACCACAACGGTCCGGAGCTCACCAGCGGCTACAACCCCCGCTGGCGTCCCTACGGTCCGGCGGATCCCCGTCGTCAGGCAGCAGAGGAGAGGAACCGACCGTGA
- a CDS encoding nickel-dependent hydrogenase large subunit — translation MTATKPKPAAGQKPGELVEMAWDPITRIIGNLGVYTKIDFANRVVAECHTTSSLFRGYSVFMKGKDPRDAGFITSRICGICGDNHTTCSVYAQNMAYGIKTPPLAEWIINLGEAAEYMFDHTLFQDNLVFVDFCEAMVKQTNPSVLARAETTAAPGRDIHGYRTIADIMRAYNPFEGEVYKEALKVSRTTREMFCLMEGRHVHPSTVYPGGVGTMPQPSLFTDYLSRLISILDFVKKSVALNDDIFDFWYEALPGYEEVGRRRVLLGCWGSFQNPDVVDYRYETMTNWGRAMHVTPGIVVDGKLLTTDLVDINLGIRILLGSSYYKDWVGQEEPFVKYDPLGNPVDIRHPWNQTTLPDPGKRDFNDRYSWVMSPRWFDKNSGDHLALDTGGGCFARLYTTALAKMVDTPYVKSTGQSVLISLPKSQRLPEMTLEWKIPRWSNALERDRSRAYFIAYAAAMSLYFLERAMERMRSGDMRVFTEFDVPDEAIGCGFHEAVRGTLSHHIVIRDRKIANYHPYPPTPWNGSPRDSYGTPGPYEDAIQNMPIFEENGPDNFKGVDIMRAVRSFDPCLPCGVHMYVGGGRTLKKIHSPMFGASHG, via the coding sequence GTGACAGCGACGAAGCCGAAGCCGGCCGCCGGCCAGAAACCCGGCGAACTGGTGGAGATGGCTTGGGATCCGATCACCCGGATCATCGGCAACCTCGGCGTCTACACCAAGATCGACTTCGCGAACCGGGTGGTCGCCGAATGCCACACCACGTCGTCGCTGTTCCGCGGCTACTCGGTGTTCATGAAGGGGAAGGACCCGCGGGATGCCGGCTTCATCACCAGCCGGATCTGCGGCATCTGCGGCGACAACCACACGACCTGCTCCGTGTACGCGCAGAACATGGCGTACGGCATCAAGACCCCGCCGCTGGCCGAGTGGATCATCAACCTCGGCGAGGCCGCCGAGTACATGTTCGACCACACCCTCTTTCAGGACAATCTCGTCTTCGTCGACTTCTGCGAGGCGATGGTCAAGCAGACCAACCCCAGCGTCCTCGCCCGCGCGGAAACCACCGCGGCACCGGGCCGGGACATCCACGGCTACCGGACGATCGCCGACATCATGCGGGCCTACAACCCGTTCGAGGGCGAGGTCTACAAGGAGGCGCTGAAGGTCAGCCGGACGACCCGGGAGATGTTCTGCCTCATGGAGGGCCGGCACGTCCACCCGTCGACGGTCTACCCCGGTGGCGTCGGCACCATGCCGCAGCCGTCGCTGTTCACCGACTACCTGAGCCGGCTGATCAGCATCCTGGACTTCGTCAAGAAGTCCGTCGCCCTGAACGACGACATCTTCGACTTCTGGTACGAGGCGCTGCCCGGCTACGAGGAGGTCGGCCGTCGCCGGGTCCTGCTCGGCTGCTGGGGCTCGTTCCAGAACCCCGACGTCGTCGACTACCGGTACGAGACCATGACGAACTGGGGGCGGGCCATGCACGTCACCCCCGGCATCGTCGTCGACGGCAAGCTGCTCACCACGGACCTGGTCGACATCAACCTCGGCATCCGGATCCTGCTCGGCAGCTCGTACTACAAGGACTGGGTCGGCCAGGAGGAGCCGTTCGTCAAGTACGACCCGCTCGGCAATCCGGTCGACATCCGCCACCCCTGGAACCAGACCACCCTTCCGGATCCGGGCAAACGCGACTTCAACGACCGGTACAGCTGGGTGATGAGCCCGCGCTGGTTCGACAAGAACAGCGGAGACCATCTCGCGCTGGACACCGGCGGCGGCTGCTTCGCCCGGCTGTACACCACCGCACTGGCGAAGATGGTCGACACCCCGTATGTCAAGTCGACCGGGCAGAGCGTGCTGATCTCGCTTCCGAAAAGCCAGCGACTGCCCGAGATGACGCTGGAGTGGAAGATCCCGCGCTGGTCGAACGCGCTGGAGCGGGACCGCTCGCGGGCCTACTTCATCGCTTACGCCGCCGCCATGTCGCTGTACTTCCTAGAGCGGGCGATGGAGCGGATGCGCTCCGGCGACATGCGGGTCTTCACCGAGTTCGACGTGCCGGACGAGGCCATCGGGTGCGGCTTCCACGAGGCCGTACGAGGCACCCTGTCGCACCACATCGTGATCAGGGACCGCAAGATCGCCAACTACCACCCGTATCCGCCGACGCCGTGGAACGGCAGTCCCCGCGACAGCTACGGCACCCCCGGACCGTACGAGGACGCGATCCAGAACATGCCGATCTTCGAGGAGAACGGCCCGGACAACTTCAAGGGCGTCGACATCATGCGGGCGGTGCGCAGCTTCGATCCCTGCCTGCCCTGCGGGGTGCACATGTACGTCGGGGGCGGCCGTACCCTCAAGAAGATCCACTCGCCGATGTTCGGCGCGTCGCATGGGTGA
- a CDS encoding NifU family protein — protein sequence MGEQPDLQRLDDPVVEPRLARLDTVLGQLEQTPGRTAELALEAVELLTEVYGEALARVTDLVAGSPRALDRLTGDELLRHLLLLHRIHPDPLDRRVARAVDDLRPRLHAQGAEIALIGVQDEVARISLSARSCGGGGTALRDLVREQVLTFAPELSAVDVVAPTPAPALIPVATLWQRPDRPEAATMREAGRAVGPLALGGTT from the coding sequence ATGGGTGAGCAGCCGGACCTCCAGCGGCTCGACGACCCGGTCGTCGAGCCGCGGCTGGCCCGCCTGGACACCGTGCTCGGCCAGCTCGAGCAGACCCCCGGCCGCACCGCCGAGCTGGCGCTGGAGGCCGTCGAGCTGCTGACCGAGGTGTACGGCGAGGCGCTGGCCCGGGTCACCGACCTCGTCGCCGGCAGCCCCCGCGCGCTCGACCGGCTCACCGGCGACGAGTTGCTGCGGCACCTGCTGCTGTTGCACCGCATCCATCCGGATCCGCTGGACCGGCGGGTGGCGCGGGCGGTCGACGACCTCCGGCCGCGGCTGCACGCGCAGGGTGCCGAGATCGCGCTGATCGGTGTCCAGGACGAGGTGGCCCGGATCAGCTTGTCCGCCAGGTCGTGCGGCGGTGGCGGCACGGCCCTGCGGGACCTGGTGCGGGAGCAGGTGCTGACGTTCGCGCCGGAGCTGTCCGCCGTCGACGTGGTGGCGCCCACGCCGGCTCCGGCGCTGATCCCGGTCGCCACCCTGTGGCAGCGGCCGGACCGGCCCGAGGCGGCGACGATGCGCGAGGCGGGGCGCGCCGTCGGGCCGCTGGCGTTGGGTGGCACGACATGA
- a CDS encoding DUF5947 family protein, with protein sequence MTAGALQRAIRRAGQRAAAIERCGMCAGPVGPEHRHLWDEQDRELMCACTPCSLLFEREAAGGGRYQLLPAQGRRLTGLSADELGVPVGLVFFVKQQDGRVLGHYPSPLGTTESEIDADAWRAIEARSPALAELTPRVEAFLVWTGTPRGGGQQWVVPIDDCFRLVALIRQHWTGMSGGSAVWREIAWFFDDLGRRHGRPSGND encoded by the coding sequence ATGACCGCGGGCGCGCTGCAGCGGGCGATCCGCCGCGCCGGGCAGCGCGCGGCCGCAATCGAGCGCTGCGGCATGTGCGCCGGACCGGTCGGCCCCGAGCACCGGCACCTGTGGGACGAGCAGGACAGGGAGTTGATGTGCGCCTGCACCCCGTGCTCCCTGCTGTTCGAACGCGAGGCGGCCGGCGGCGGCCGGTACCAGCTCCTCCCCGCCCAGGGCAGGCGGTTGACCGGTCTGTCCGCCGACGAGCTCGGTGTGCCCGTCGGCCTGGTGTTCTTCGTGAAGCAGCAGGACGGCCGGGTGCTCGGGCACTACCCGAGCCCGCTCGGCACGACCGAGTCGGAGATCGATGCCGACGCCTGGCGGGCCATCGAGGCACGCTCACCCGCGCTGGCCGAGCTGACGCCACGGGTCGAGGCGTTCCTGGTGTGGACCGGCACGCCGCGCGGCGGCGGCCAACAGTGGGTGGTGCCGATCGACGACTGCTTCCGGCTCGTGGCGCTCATCCGGCAGCACTGGACGGGCATGTCCGGGGGAAGCGCGGTGTGGCGGGAGATCGCGTGGTTCTTCGACGATCTCGGCCGACGGCATGGTCGGCCGTCCGGCAACGACTGA
- a CDS encoding DUF6893 family small protein yields the protein MRKLLALVAGVAVVGIFWKELPALRRYIKIEKM from the coding sequence GTGCGAAAGCTGTTGGCGCTGGTGGCCGGCGTCGCCGTGGTGGGGATTTTCTGGAAGGAACTTCCCGCGCTGCGGCGCTACATCAAGATCGAAAAAATGTGA